The window ATCAAGAGTGTGGCCACCATCCAGCAGGCCCTGAGCACCAATGCCCAGATTTCTGGCAGCTTCACTTCCCAGGAAGCCTCTGATCTTGCCCTGGTGCTGAAGTCCGGTGCACTGCCTGTGCCCCTCAAAGAAGTGGAGGTGCGCGCCATTGGTCCTTCACTCGGTGCAGATGCCATCAAGAGCGGAACCATCGCCTCTCTGGTGGGCATTGCCCTGGTGTTTGTCTTTGCTTTCATTTATTACGGGTTTTACTTCGGTCTGGTGATTGCTGTTGGCCTGATGTTCTCCGGTCTGATCATCATGGGCATTCTGGGCGGCCTGGGGGCCACCCTGACCCTGCCTGGCATTGCCGGTCTGGTTTTGACCATCGGGGCTGCCGTGGACGGCAACGTGATTTCCTTCGAGCGCATCAAGGAAGAACTTCGTCGCGGCAAAGGCATCCGGGGGGCAGTCAACAACGGCTTCAACCACTCCTTCTGGACCATCTTTGACGTGAACCTGTCCCACCTGCTCTCAGCCTTTGCACTTGCCAACTATTCCACCGGAGCCGTGAAGGGCTTTGCTGTGACCCTGGCTGTGGGTGTGATTGCTTCTGCTTTCTCCAACCTGGTCTTCTCCAAGTGGATGATGACTGCCATGGCAAAACGCAAACAGTTTGCTGCGCCTGACTGGGCCACCTGGAGAAACCCCAACATCGACTTCCTGAAACCTGCAGCCATCATCACCACCATCAGCATTTCGCTGGCCATCATCGGAACGGTGATTGTGGGCATCAAAGGTTTCAACCTTGGCGTGGATTTCACTGCAGGAACCTCTTACACCGTTGCCACCAGTGCTGCGGTTGCAGTGGAGGATGTGCGCTCCAAACTGGAAACAGCAAACCTTGAAGGTGTGGACGCCAAAGCCGCTGTCATCCAGCGCTCTGTGACCCCTGGCATTGATGGAGCCCAGTTCACTGTGAAGGTGGGCGAGATCAGCGACGCCTCCAGCGACCAGTTGCGCCAGACCCTCACCACCCTGGAAGGGGGCAAAGTCACCCAGATTGAGAAAGTGGGTCCCACCGTGGGTCAGGAACTGACCGACAAGACCCTGAAAGCTGTGATTCTGGGCCTGGTGCTGATTCTGGTGTATGTGGCTTTCCGTTTCGATTTGATCTTCGGGATTGGCAGTGTGGTTGCGGTGATCCACGACGTGGGCATCGTGATGGGTCTTTACTCCCTGCTGGGGCTGGAATTCACCATTTCCACGGTGGCTGCGATCCTGACTTTGATTGGTTATTCCCTGAACGACTCGATCATCGTGTCTGACCGCATGCGGGAAAACATCAAGTTGATGCGTGGCAAGCCCTTCCGTGAGATTGTGAACACCTCCATCAACCAGACCCTGTCCCGCACCATCATGACCTCGGTGACCACCATGCTGCCTCTGGTCAGTCTGTTCTTCCTCGGTGGTGTGGTGCTGCGGGACTTCTCCCTGATCCTGCTGGTGGGCATCATCATCGGTACGTACTCCAGCATTTACATCGTGGCCCCAATGGTGGTGTTCTACAACAACTGGCGGGCCAACCAGAAATCCAATGCCAAGAAAGCCGCCAAAGCCTGATTCTGTCTGATCTGGCTTTCTCGACCTCCTGATTTTCAGGAGGTTTTTTGATTTTGTCTTGAATTTGCTTTGACAGCCCTTTCCTTTCAAGGGAAAACCCTTCATCATGATTTCTGAAAGAAATGTTACGATTTAAAGGAGCATCCCAATGAAGATCATGCCTTTTGCTTTTTCTCTGGTTTCCCTGCTGCTGTGCAGCGTTGCAGGTGCGCGGGTGGGGGGAGGAAGCATCCCCACTGCTTCTTCCCCCATTGCTCCCAGCATGGTGGCCCTGGTGGATGTGGAAGGGACCCTGTGCTCAGGGGTTCTGATCGGCAACAACACCGTATTGACAGCAGCCCACTGCGTGGAAGACATGATGGCTGTCCCCTCCCCCATCGTGTATTTTCCTCAACCCGGAGAAATCATTGGTCATGACCAGAAGGCCCTCATGGTCAAAGGGCGCTTCCTGATCCCCAAACAGATTCTGCGCACCCCTGAGCGTTCCAGCAAGGTGTCGCTGGGAAGGTTCCCCACGCCAGGCAAGAAAGTGGTGGATTTCAAGAAGGAGATGGTTTACCAGGGGCCTGATCTGGCCCTGCTGGAAGTGGACGCTGGAGCCGTGCGCAGCTGGACAGGTTTCAAGAAAGCAATCCTGCCGTTCAATCAGGAGAGCGATGAACTGAATCCTGGTGAGAGCATCAAAGTGGCCGGGTTTGGGATCTATGAATTTCATGATCGGGAACCTTCAGGACAATTGCATGAGGGCACAGAAGAGGTCGCTGCCTTTGGTCTGTCTCCAGTGGGAACTTTTGTGATCCAGCCTTCTGCGACAGGGGGAGCCAGGGCATGTGCTGGGGATTCCGGTGGGGGTGTTTTTGCCCTGCGAAATGGACAGTGGGTGCTTTCAGGCATCATCAGTGCAGCCACCGGAACCGAAGAGCAGGCGGCGAAATTTCCTCCTGGAAGCAGGATGTACCGCATTTGCCAGGAAGCCAGCTACACCGAAATTGTGGATGTGTTGCAATACGGCAAATTCATTGCGCAGGCAGCACGCTGGGACACCGCCATTGCAGAGTGGGTACGTGAGTCGGAAAGAAAACGCGCCCCCCTGGTGAGCAATTTTCAGGCAGATGCTGCCTACCTTTACCATCTGGGAGAGCAGTGTGCTGTCGCTTTCGAGAAGAAAAAGTTTGCAGAAGCTCTGGGTCCCTGCACCACTGCTGCTCAGGGCAGGGTGGATTCTTCCCAGTACCTGCTGGGTCGGATGTACTGGGAGGGAACCGGGGTCACCAGAAACCTGAGCCAGTCTGCCCTCTGGATGGAGAAGGCTGCCCGTCAGAACTTTGGTCCTGCCTGGTATGTGCTGGCCTTCTGGTACGAGCAGGGCACGGGGCCTTACACCATCAACCCCCAGAAAGCCAGTGAAAGCTACCAGAAATGTGCCCAGTTGCAGGTGCAGGAGTGCATCAACCGCCTGAAAGCCCTGCAGGGCAAGTGACCTGAAAGCAGACTTCACAGGTAAGCGCCCTCACAGAAAACACCTGTTTCCAGCCTCCACATGACACTTTCTAACGTCTGGTCCTCTATGCTGAAGTCAGAGGGAACCCCTCATCAGGGAGGACGGAATGGACCATGCCCGCAAACTGCATGAGCTGTGGAATGAACTGGAAAAGGGAGATGAAGAAGCCATCCATGAGGCCCGCAAACTCACCCGCAAAGCCCAGGCTTACCTGCGGGCCACCGGGGCACCCAGAAAAACCCTGAAACCCTGGAAGAGGTTGCGCCAGACCATCGCCCCTTTCAGGGATCTGGATGTGACCCTGGACCACCTGAAAAAGCTCCTCAGGGAATTGCAGGCCGATCCTGTCACGCTGGAGCTCTTGAGCCTGCATTACACCACCCAGCGCATTCGCATGTGGGCAGAGGTGGAACTTCCCGTAAAACCCAGGGATTTGCAGGAACCCAAAAATGCCTCTGATCGGGTCCAGGAGACCCTGGAGGATGACTGGCAGTCTCTGAGGAAAGAAGCCCGCAAGGTGATGAAATCGCGCGAGTCTGCAGCCTGGCACACCTGGCGCAAGCACCTGAAGCGCTACAGGTACACCTGGGAAATCGAAGGCGAAGC of the Deinococcus cellulosilyticus NBRC 106333 = KACC 11606 genome contains:
- the secD gene encoding protein translocase subunit SecD — translated: MHQAPRKKRRAQTPGGNTIWTTLVIVAVLIASLLSIWRPWQHPSTPTTLWSENYKFLNLGLDLQGGLRVTMKVDTANPTADDVDKAKTILENRVNALGIAEPTVQRQGNDRVVIELPGIKPEEQDKARKLIGTTAKLTFHIVPDDKRNIPSDQLKVSDLGPAMASGEIILNAQAQADTGGRWIVSFSTTPDGSKKLDEVTRPNVGKLMAIVLDNQIKSVATIQQALSTNAQISGSFTSQEASDLALVLKSGALPVPLKEVEVRAIGPSLGADAIKSGTIASLVGIALVFVFAFIYYGFYFGLVIAVGLMFSGLIIMGILGGLGATLTLPGIAGLVLTIGAAVDGNVISFERIKEELRRGKGIRGAVNNGFNHSFWTIFDVNLSHLLSAFALANYSTGAVKGFAVTLAVGVIASAFSNLVFSKWMMTAMAKRKQFAAPDWATWRNPNIDFLKPAAIITTISISLAIIGTVIVGIKGFNLGVDFTAGTSYTVATSAAVAVEDVRSKLETANLEGVDAKAAVIQRSVTPGIDGAQFTVKVGEISDASSDQLRQTLTTLEGGKVTQIEKVGPTVGQELTDKTLKAVILGLVLILVYVAFRFDLIFGIGSVVAVIHDVGIVMGLYSLLGLEFTISTVAAILTLIGYSLNDSIIVSDRMRENIKLMRGKPFREIVNTSINQTLSRTIMTSVTTMLPLVSLFFLGGVVLRDFSLILLVGIIIGTYSSIYIVAPMVVFYNNWRANQKSNAKKAAKA
- a CDS encoding CHAD domain-containing protein; this encodes MDHARKLHELWNELEKGDEEAIHEARKLTRKAQAYLRATGAPRKTLKPWKRLRQTIAPFRDLDVTLDHLKKLLRELQADPVTLELLSLHYTTQRIRMWAEVELPVKPRDLQEPKNASDRVQETLEDDWQSLRKEARKVMKSRESAAWHTWRKHLKRYRYTWEIEGEAPAELIELLKHLGHMQDMEVLKEKLEDAPEFLHPYLPELREVMTQQHDEAQRKARELWQAWSNTHQVLIES
- a CDS encoding trypsin-like serine protease, which codes for MKIMPFAFSLVSLLLCSVAGARVGGGSIPTASSPIAPSMVALVDVEGTLCSGVLIGNNTVLTAAHCVEDMMAVPSPIVYFPQPGEIIGHDQKALMVKGRFLIPKQILRTPERSSKVSLGRFPTPGKKVVDFKKEMVYQGPDLALLEVDAGAVRSWTGFKKAILPFNQESDELNPGESIKVAGFGIYEFHDREPSGQLHEGTEEVAAFGLSPVGTFVIQPSATGGARACAGDSGGGVFALRNGQWVLSGIISAATGTEEQAAKFPPGSRMYRICQEASYTEIVDVLQYGKFIAQAARWDTAIAEWVRESERKRAPLVSNFQADAAYLYHLGEQCAVAFEKKKFAEALGPCTTAAQGRVDSSQYLLGRMYWEGTGVTRNLSQSALWMEKAARQNFGPAWYVLAFWYEQGTGPYTINPQKASESYQKCAQLQVQECINRLKALQGK